The Fusarium musae strain F31 chromosome 10, whole genome shotgun sequence DNA window CTCCGCGTCTACCCCCCAGTTCCCATCGGAAGTCCACGAGTAGTCCAACCAGGCGGCCAGCAAATTCTGGGCAAGTACATCCCACCAGAGACACGCGTATCAGTCCACCATTACTCCACCTACCACTCTGAGTCTAACTTCAAGGACGCCGAAAGTTTCGTGCCTGAGAGATGGCTCAAGACAGACTCAAAGTATGCTGGAGATATGTGGGAGGCTCACCAACCCTTCGGATTTGGACCTCGAAATTGTCTTGGACAGAACATGGCTATGCATGAGATGAGGCTCATTTTGGCGACCTTGTTGTTTAAGTTTGATCTTGAGTTGTGCGAGGAGAGTCGGAATTGGGCGGATCAGAAGTCTTTTGCGCTGTGGATCAAGACGCCGTTGATGATGCGGGCGAAGCCTGTTGCTACACATACCAGGCTTAATATCTAAGAATTGCTTGAGGGAATAAATCAAGAATGAGAACCTCTTCCGCTGTAGTGTTTCCCCTCGATCGGTTCTGTGACTGCCTGGTCCTCAACTCCAAACGCGAGATGACCAATTTCACCATCTGTATTTGTCGTCGGTACCTCTCCCCATCTTAATTTCATTGTCGCCATTAGATCCAATGGGCCGCCTACGCTTTCCGATATCTCCAATAGAGGAGCAGTTCCCATGCCGCCTTTTCCAACTGCTTGGCTCGAACTGAGGGGGATGCAGTGGCAAGCAGCCGAAATGACCTTGGAGTTGCTTCCTCCTAGAACCATCTGGCCTGGTAAACGGTGCTTTGCCAGGATCATCGGACTCAGGGCAACTATCAGTGATATCGAGAAACCGATCAAAATAGCCACGGATGAGAATTGGAGGCCGCGATCAATTTCCGCAATCCCATAAGGTATCATGGGGTCATAAACTTCAGATAAATGTCAGTAGACTGTTCCAACAGCATATCGTCAATTTTCTGGATAGCATGAAGTCACTGACATTCGTAATTACTCAAGTAAAAGCAATTGGAATAAACCCAATGCAGTATACTGCTAATCGCAAGAAGTGGAATAGACCAGCGATAAGGGAGTTGCAGACGATATGTCGATCGTTGGCTACCCCTCGGGTTCGTCACTCTCAAAGACTTGTAGTCAGTGCCATAGCTAGCCCATTCCAACTCGGCAAGCATTCGAGTTATCAACCCATTTAACGTCATATAGCATAGAGACAATAGTACTTGCGGTGTATTCGATATCATAGTAAGGCTAAGCAGTGATGCTGACTGCAGTCCAGAATCGTTGACGTCGGCATTTTTCTGATGATGTGCGAATCGAGACTCTCGCCTACACATCGACGTTTTAGCTTTTGACGTGAGAGTTGAGTGATAACTTACAAAGATTGAGTCTGCAGTGCCGGTGCAAGGAGGAGTCCACTAAGAACCAACAGACTTCCGATAAGCATGTAAGAAAGGATCCAAACACCCGGATTCACTGCATTCCCAGCTACCGCCTGTTTCTTTTTCCACACTCTTGAAGTGCCCAGTGCTCTGTCTGGATCAAGTTTCATATGTAGGTCCTCAGCATCGAGCGTGCACATCCCCTGTGTGCAAGTATCCGGCTTGGCAatgaaagaagaaattgCATCCCCGACAGTCATGAGGGGATCTTCAGTGCTCCAGGACCTGACTTTCAGGGTATAAGCGCATAACAAGCACTTAGTGATGCACATGATGCAGACaataagaagaagaggatttgCAATGCTCAATCGACAGGGAGCATCAAATCTTTCGGAGAGGCAGTAGTCCAATTTCATCGTTTGAAACGCGGGCTTGTACTCTGTTTCGCTCATGTGGATGATTCCGGTGTCTGGATCGAGTTGCATGTAGTAGCCAGGTACCGTGTTATTATGCGTAGAATTTGTTATAAGCCCGCGCGAGTCTCTCAAACGATTGTACCGGCCAGCGAACCAGAGGGAATTTGTTGCATTGAAATCATCCCAGCCATTATTTACTTTGACGACATTTTCTCGCGTCCACTGAGAGCTGGGCGTGTTGTTCTGATTGCTCATGACCATAACGACATGCCGGTGATTCAGCATGAGTACTTCAAGATCATTATAGCGTCGCATACAGTCTTGAAATTCTAAGCGTTCCCAGGACTCTTCATTTAGAGAATTCTTGATACTCTTGATAGTTCTGTTGGGGGTGCTCTCGCCGTTCACAAGATATGTTAGTTGGACGTAGTCGTCACAGACGGAAGAGTATATCTTGCACCACCCAGAAAATCCTCCGAGACCATGATGGCCAAAAATCCATTCGCAGCCTTTGACTCCAGCACAGAACCGTTGAAAACCAAGTGTACAGGGATACTTGTAAGTCAGAAAAGCGCCCAAAGGAAAATCCGACGCTTTGAAATGAAGCGAAAGTTGTGAATGGAGTGCACACCAATTTCTACCCAGCGCTTTGCAGCATGGGCACGATCAACATCTTGTCGTGTTGGAGCAACGAGGACTTGCATGAAGAAATTGGAGGAGCCGAGGACGCCTGTTCCGATGAcgttgatggcaagatggATCCAGAGATTTGCACGGGAGATTTTATCGCATGAACCGCTCAGGATGGCCGTTTCGCCAAAGATAGATGCCCCGCCGTCGCTGACTAAATGGAGGGATATGATGAGCACTGTGACTAGGAAGATTGTGAGGATTGTCGCGAGAATGGTGAGGTAAAGAGCTGTCTTTCTCCAGCCAaagagcttcttcatggCGCCCATCAGATTGTATTCAGGCTGCACATCGGACTTACGaaagagcagaagaagcataAAATAACAGGAAGATATGAATCAAAAAGGGCAAAAAGAAGGGAGCATCTCAAAAGTCAGCCACAAGTTGGCATCTCCAGATACGGATTTTGGTGGCGCTCCAGCTGAGCCTCCAGTCTGCCAGCCAACCCAATAGCAAAGGGAGATTTTCGCCATTCAACGCAAGGCTGTCAAGAGCGCCCAATTACACAGAGTCATTTCGGAATCGGTTATAAATGCCAAGTTACGAGGCTGACTCGAACGCCAAAACATCAACATGCACATTTCTTGCTCGGTCTACCTGATCGACAGCCTACCCGATGCGAACAACTGCGGTGGAAATGACTGATTGACTCTAAAGCTGGAAGGAAGTCGTTTAGCGATGATGCTATTGATAGTAGACCGTTGTTGAATGGCAATAAAGGCATGCCGACCGTCGCAGGCTGCACCCAGTGATAGAACACAGCGGCAACATCAGTGCGCTCACAATCTTCTGGCCCGGTTGACGATACATATAAAGAAGCCGAGGCTTTGAGAGCAAGGAAACCTAAGATTCTAGGGGTCTATCTGTAAGATATACTTATCTTAATGTGATTGATAGGCTCAGCTCCTCTCGGCAGTAATGACAGTTTTCCGATCACGTGGAGGAGACATCCCGAGTCTTGTCCGGGCGGCTACGCTAACCACAAAACCCGGAGGGTTAATTCGGCTGACAATGGATGTCAATAAGGGAGCATGAAGAGAATAACCAGCTGGTAATACAGGAGTACAAATATTCCGGAGATGATATTTAATCCGTTCATGAGCTCTTCATCGGCCCCATCTTGATAGAAACGGAAGAACAATGACAGCTTCAAGTCAACATTGACTTCACCTCCGCGCCGAAGTGGAGACCGGAAGTCCATCCGTTCCCCACAAaacatcaccagcatcgGGGCAGTTACCGAAGGGTCTTACACGTTGACCTCTCAGGGTATAAAAAGCCCATCCTTATCTTTCCGTATCTCCCCTTACATCTCTATACTCTTCATACCCCATAAACCGCCAAAATGTCTAAACTCGTTCCTCTCACCGTCATCAAGGGCGCCGGCCACGAATTCATCCCTCTGCCCCAGGGCGAGAACGCCACTGTCGCTGACTTCCATACCATCCGCACAAAGACCGATGCCCCCGCTCACATCACTTCTGGCTTCTACAAGATCGAGGCTGGTCCTGCTCGTCCTGCACACTATGACTTTGAGGAGAGCAAGTATGTCTTGAGTGGTCAGATTGATGTCTTGGTATGTTCCCTGTCGAGCTCTTTGTGAAGTGAAACCAACGGTTTGTAGGATGAGGCTACTGGCATTACGCATCACCTTGTCCCCGGTGACTTTGCTTTCTTCCACGTTGgctccaaggtcaaggttagTACTCATTAACCTTTCCGGAGACACAAATGTTGACACATAGACAGTTCTCTACCCAATCCCAGGGCTTTGCATTCTACGCTGTTACTCGACCTGTTCGCGCGCCTCATCCCAACCTGAAGGGCCGCGAGGAGGACACCAAGTCCCGCCTgtaaaagtttaaaaaagGAGACTGGAAAAATAGTTTACGACAAACGTCTAGTATGATAAATAGACGATAATAGAGTTTATTTCCCGCCGCCAATGACAGCTTCTATTGGCGCCACTGTTAATCTTTGACGATGAATCTAACTAATAATCATCCCGTGATGCACTGCAAAGTCTGATGTGTTCCAATGCTTGACTATCTTACCACTGCAGAGAGAGGCACTGACGGGCGACAAGTGTCGTCATAACATCTTTGACAATTTGTGACGTGACGCGCGGCGGATTCAGCGGCGGTTAACAAACCTGCTGATGAGGTCTCAGCGAACAGATGTTCAGATCACGCAAGCTCTATCACATTCATAGCCCGAAACTCAGAGAGACTCATTCACAATACATCAAGTACCGCCCAAAAGAATAAAACTACGCTCTGCAACCCAATCTCCTGACATCGCACCAGACATTCCAACAGAAAACAAACCAATCAAGAACCTTAACCGAGACAACCAACCTACCACCAAAATGGCCGCTTGCATCGGATATTCATATCTGCTACCTAAGATTGAGATTTTCAACCTCGACGACCTCGATGCTGCTTTGGAGAAAATTTACGGCGAGGGCAAAGTAACATGGAAAACGGTTGATAAATCGCTTATTTTCGAATCACAAACTGTTGATTTGGTTGCCTTGAGAGAAAAGCTTGGGGATTTGAAATTGACGTTTACGTGGTCTGAGTTCGTAGCCAGAGAGCTAGATTGAACGACCTACAAATAAAATACCACCAACTGTTCACGCCCACTCAGTCTGTCACAATAGCGTGTATGATGCTGATATTTTGGAATGTGATAGTTTCTGAGATTCGTTTAACTGGTAAGCCTGAGTCATCACGAGCTGTCACAGCCTACAGGTTCCCCTGGCACATTTATCGCTAAGGTGTGAGATTCAGAGACGAATTAGGTATAATCCCTGGTTCATGCGTCAAAGGCTGTTGGGAATTGACAACTATTCTTCGCTTCTGAACCAAATGATTCTCAAACGCAGCTACGCACTGCTCTCGAGCCAAATGGGTGGGCTGGAGAATACATAAACCTCTCTCTGTACCGCTACGAATACCTTTACAGCCCCATCAATTCAAATCTTTATACCTCAATTGTCACAATGTCTGCACCTGAAGAGCCGGGAATTATGCGGGTCGTTGGGGAGCCAAAACACTTCAAGCTTGAGACGCTCAGCCGTGATCTTGAAAAGATTCATGGCAAAGGAAAGGCGCGGTGGAAACTGATCCAGGCTCACAAAGCCAAACTCGTCGCAATTACGATTGAAACAGAAGATATTTCTGCTTTGGCAGAACACTACGAAAGCCTTGGCGTGGAAGTTGAAtgggagaaaaagaagaaatgagCAATCCTCAATACATGAAGTATTAAAGACACTGGACATTGTAGGACCTGTAGTAAGGATCATGAAGGCTCTATCAAATCTACTTTATAAGCAAGCCTACCATATAAAACACCATCTATTTCTGGCAAGCAGAAAGGAAAACATCATCCATAAGAAGCGTAAAAGCAGCAGGGTTATTCTTGCAAGTAAGAACAAACGACAGCTCAACAGTAGAGTGCGTAGGCGTGACAAAGTTCATGCGGTTGCGGTACTGCCACCAAGCATTAGGGTCGTAGAAAGgatcaaagtcatcaaagTTGACACCGTCAAACTTGACGAGGATGTCACACTCGTAGTAGGGAAGATGGGCGCCGTTGCCCGTGTGGTGGCCGTAGCCGAGATAGTATGTCTGGCCGGGCATCAGGCCTGTGATGGTGCGCTTGAAACCGGCCTTAACACCGTCTTTTTGAGGCCAGTGGAGAGCCCTGGGAGTTGTTAGTTTAGTGATAAAGAAGAGACGTGGGGGGACTTACATGGCGAGGTTTCCGCTGTTGGCGCGGGCTTGGGGGCCGAATTGGCCGTTGTAGGTGATACCAGCGTTTCCGAAGATCTGCCAGCCACTTGATGCAGACTCAAAGTCACCGTTGGGGATCAGGTTGGTGCTGACGCAGTTATCCTGAGGAGGCGCGGCGTTGTTGAGAGGACCGATGGTAGTATCGGGGTCGAACGCGGTAACGGTTTGGGAACCAGGGGTAGGAGTGGCAGGTTGGGTGTCGGGACGAGTCGTGGTGGAAGCAAAGTTGGCATCAGTCGAGGCACCGCCGTTTGCGGAGGTGCTGGTCTGGAAGCCAGGATTGACTGTCTGAGTGGTAGCTCCGTTGATAGCAGTCTCGGTGGGGATGACGCTTCCTTTAGCAGACTCGGTGCTCTGGTTCTGAAGGGCGGTACTAGGGTCTTGGTTGGGAACATTGGTGGCGGTAGAAGGGCCGTTCTGAGTAGCAGGTCCATTCTGTGTGGTCGGAAGAGCTTCAGTAGCAGGGCTGTCTTGAGTACCAGGGAAGGTCTGGGTAGCAGGGCCTCTCTGAGTGGCAGGCTCAGATTGGGTAGCAGGAGCAGTTTGTGTAGCAGGACCACCTCGAGTACCAGGGAATGTCTCGGTAGCAGGTCCACGCTGAGTAGTCGGGGCAACCCGAGTAGTAGGAGAGCTATTAACAGGCTCACGGATATCACCGCCTCCAAAATCAAGTCTAAAGTCGTTGATGTTCTCAGGAGTGACCTGGTTAGAAATGAAGATAGAATCAATAAGCACCACAGCAGAACCTCCACCAGAGCAGGTAGTCTGGATGTTCAAGAAGCCCTGTGTAGCAGGGGCAGAAGTAGAGACCAAGACCTGGTTGTAGCTGACGCTAGCGCCATTGGAGAAAATGCCAGTGGTGAAGAACTTTGTAGAACCGATAAATGCCTCGAGAACACATGAAGTTGTCGCCTGGGGAGGCGTGAAGACGAGGTAGAAGAACTGAACCGTGTACTGAGTTCGCACGTTCAGACCAGTAAGCAACTGCTTTAGCGCCGCAATCTCTCCCAGAGTCTGACGCTTGCGCGTTACAGAAGACCGGGCACTGAGTGAAGCACAGCTCCTATCAGAGCTTCCACCGCCAGGGTTGTAACCTTCGTCAGTGTTAAGGGTGACATCGCCATCAGTGACAAACGGATCGAGGCTCGTAAGACCACCGCCGGTACAAGTGTTGGTAATGATAGAATCGACCGGAGGCGCAGGAAGAGTCGTAGCTTCAATAGCAGCAGATGAAGTCTGCGAAGCAACGGAAGCAGAAGTTTCAGTGTTTCGAGGCTTGCAAGGACCAGCGACGGCGCCAGAAATGGCTAGAGCCGCGATGGCGATAAAGGAACGCATGATGAGCGTAGGGGTAAACCAAATCAACAACAAATGAATGACAGACCGAGTTGGACGGTTGAAGCTCCAGAGAAAAAGTCCAAAAAAGCCACATGGGAATCTCATTTGTATTATAGATGTTTCCTGGTGTTTGGGCCCCTATTGCGGAATTGGTGATGCCAAAGGTTTTCGATAGTGCAGTGTGGCGTTTTCCATGTTGAGACGTTCAGCCTGCGCCTTTTGGGTCCGGTAGTTGAACTATTGGTGTTTAGTGTTTTGGTGCCTGGGTTGGTGTTAGATGTGGACCCTGAGATTTGACGTCAATGTCAGGGGAACAACGTATCGAGAAGGGATTCACGAATGGGGTGACAGACTGTGATTAGCGAAGAGTACCTTTCTGAATTAGAATGCCTCAATCAATTCGGTATATACTCTTATTGCAATAGCTTGGGGAACTTCGAACTCGTCACTTATCTGCTTCCCCATGCCAACCCGCAGCGAGCATCACTACCCCTGGACCTCATCAAGGATATTCTGCCTCCACTTTCTAGTGCTGAGCATGCATATCAGGAACTTACCGAGATTTACTCCTCATTCGACATCCTTTCCGCACCGTAATCTCAAATTCGGTCACTAGCGGCATAGTGACAGCTTTCCCGAGAGTCTGGATCTGAGTCGCCCACTACCGTGATTAAATAGCGCCAACGGTAGCGTCTTCACCTCTCCGCTCTAAACTTCAATGCGGAATGGCGCTGGGGGCTCAAGCGTATCAACTCTATACTGTGTCGTGACCATTGTCATTTGTTGCAATTGAGCTTACTGCTTGGGCGGTTTCCTCACAATTGCTAGACCGATAACCTCGATTAGAAAGATTGCATATCATTGTCTCGAACACTGGCAACCAGGGTCTTGAGTTTAGTTCTTTCAGGGTCTTCATTCACTATCCCCAGTTTTATCCGAATGCGTTATCCGAATGCGTCGTAACAAGAGATTGCTCATACTCATGTTAGAATGATATAACCAATTTCTCAGCAAAAGTCTTAAATGCAATAACACATCTAGTAAAATGATATATGTTATCTCAATAGTGGCCCCGACCCCGATACTCCTTCTCCAAAGTACCAAGATACCCCTCCACCTTGATTCCGCCTACACTAAGCTCTTCAGCGTCGAGCAAAATCCACATCATTCGTCCTGGCATGGTTTCATTCCCAGTAATATTCTTCCACTTATGTGCAGTAGCTCTTTGGACACAGACATCGCCCTGACGCATGATACGCATCTCTCCAGAATCGAGAGTCAGTTCAAAGACTCCTTCTATGACGATGCCGTAATCAATAGTCAGAGATCGATGGAATGGAGACTCAACACCAGGACCAAAATCAATCATGCGGACGATGGACCCGTTACGGTAGTGGAAGGGAGGCTATGGGATGCATTAGTGACTAAGTTCATAACAGGCTTGGGAAGCTTACCTCCTCCTGCTTTGCCTTTACGACATCAACGTCTTCATTGAGATTGACGGGTGTTTCTCGAGTGGAGTAGATGATATTAGCCACAGCTTTGTTCTCACCCATAAAACGATAATGCTCGCCGTGGTCGGAGGTTAGAAAACGCGCTTTGCCATCTTCGCGGTGGCCGGTGATGTGTCTGACAATCTGGCGTAGGCCCGGGGCAGGAAAGCTCCCAACATAGTACTCAGGAGTCTGTGGTGCAGCTGAAGAACTACTGTCTGCCATTCTGCGACATACAAGGATTTCGTGCGAGAGGTAGGTGGCGATGGAGATTGAACTCTGGAGGTTTCAGTGCTTGAATACTTGATGAAGACGGGGTTGTCAAGAGATGTATCCTGTAGACTTGCCACTACTACTGGTTTATCCTTCTCGCGCTGGATGAAAGATGTCCGAGTTGTAGTCTGATCATGTTTCACGCCATTGGATTTCTAAGCAGCTCTTGCAGGTGGTCTTTGTGTAGCTATTCTAAGTGACTCATCATCTCGTGATGCTGCCGACATTGCCATTGGGGTGACGTTTGGCGACATACCCACGTTGCCATTGTTAACAAGATCTCACCACCTACTAAATCACCAGCTGCAAAACTCTGGAATCGGCACTCGGATAGATTCAATACCCGTTGCCGAAGAATCAGGCCGTAGAAGTAACACACTACAGCCAATTCTACACCGCTATATGTAAGCTGATTGCTGCAACAATGGAACGAAAGAGAGACGCGAGATGCTGTACGAAGAGTGTCAGTCGGCATCTACAACGCCTGTGTTTTGATAGCTGAGTTCAAGCGCGATGCTGTGCACGTAAGCGGTTACCTATTGTACTGCTGAGAAGTCCGTTCATACTTCCTGCGTACCGCTGAGTGAGATCTTAGTAGATGGTACAGACTCACTACTGCAATTGATGTAACCAGGTTATCACAGCACTTCAGAAGATGAACGGGCCATCTGGGAATCTGGGAGATCATCAACGGGGCTTGATCGACACTCGCTGTTTCGCCGTAAGTTCATATTATATCAAGACCTCTTGCCATGACCCCCGGACCTCTCATACTGTTACTTTGATCTAAAACTAGCTCATCTATACCTCTTGGATACTACTTCTCCTTCAGCCACATACTCCTTTTCTAGTTACGCAGTAGTGAAAGAAGCATGGCAGCTTCCAATCGATGCATCGAGTTTCCGGCCCCAGGGCTTCGAAACCCGTTCCGCTATGTCACTGGCCATGACAGTAACGGCGAGCCAACATTCCTGCTggtaaatattactattctGACCATAAATGTCAAAATTTCTCACTAACATGCCTCAAGACAGATCATGGCGACCATCGCGCTGTTATGCTAGACGGTGAAGGTGCTCAAAGCATCATGTACAGCAGCAACTCCAATCCAGTGGAGCTCACCAATAATGTCGACTTAGAATTTGCTAGAACGAACAGAGTATGTTTCTGAACTTCCATGACTCCACGTAGCTAACCCCCATCAGCCTTCTCTCCACATCCCAAAGGGCTGTGTCGTCCGCATGGTAGATTTTGCACCAGGCGGTGAGTCCAACATGCATCGCGCTTTGAGTCTTGGGATAGGAACTGTCTGTGAGGGTGAAGTTGAGCTATGTTTGAGTGAAGACGGAAAGGTCAGCCGTGTTCTTCGCCCAGGAGATGTTATTATCAATCGCTGTGCTATGCATCTCTGGAGAAATACGTCCAAGGAGAAGCCGGCTCGCGTGCTCTTTGTTATGCTGGACGTTAAACCGGTTTTTGTTAATGGTAAGGCTTTGGAGTTTGATATGGGCGAGCTTATGAAGGAGTATGGTGACTATAAGGAGGGTGAAGGGGCAAATAAGAACGCGTAGGGTAAGGCGATGTAATGGGTTAACGTTTTCAAGTTATCTACACTCATTTTATTAAACCATAAAGCTGGATAATGTGCGGTTCAGAGAGTACGCTCGCCGTAAACTGTTCATAACGTCATTGAGGAATTATCTTTATGTCTCGCGCCATAGGTCCGGAGTAGATACAGTCATCTAGGAAGTAAAATCACAACTAGAACACAACCCCATGATCGAAACTGACGCTCCATATTTTCTTCCCAAGTCATTCTAAGACTGATAAAGTGAGCGGAAGATTGGAGTTCTCCATTTTCTTCCACGAGTTATCCAAAGACAATACAGGACGGAAGATGAAGCCTCTGGCGCCCCAAGCGTCAGCCCCCGGGCGTCGGAACACAAAGAAGGGTACGACCGTCAGACTACGAGTACCTGTGATACAGAAGTGAATGGAAGAATGGGCTTGGATGATGACGCGTGCATTTTCGTATTCGTGCAACGCGACTCAAACTCGTGTAGCCATGGATAAGACAAAGAATGCTTACGAATGTGAAAGTATCAAGCCACCAACACACAAGAGAAAGTACGTCACTTTATTATCATGGAAAGAGGGGTAGTCAACGTGAGGCTCCCAGGCGGAGTTGGCATTTGTCATGTCAAAACGCCATTCAGATTACGAATCACTCCGCTTTCTATAGCAAAAAGATCTTAGGGTGTTGAGAGAAAacaatattataaagattgGCAGTTTAGCATCCCTATAGGAAGGAATGGCAACatagaagacgaagaaaatAGACATCTCCAATCTTAAAAACAGACAACACAATTTCTCAGCAACGATGACGATTTACGTGATCACTGGTATTTCCAGAGGCCTCGGAGTGAGTTTGTTAACCAAGCTACACAGACAGCACTAATCA harbors:
- a CDS encoding hypothetical protein (EggNog:ENOG41), which translates into the protein MAACIGYSYLLPKIEIFNLDDLDAALEKIYGEGKLRTALEPNGWAGEYINLSLYRYEYLYSPINSNLYTSIVTMSAPEEPGIMRVVGEPKHFKLETLSRDLEKIHGKGKARWKLIQAHKAKLVAITIETEDISALAEHYESLGVEVEWEKKKK
- a CDS encoding hypothetical protein (EggNog:ENOG41), with the translated sequence MRSFIAIAALAISGAVAGPCKPRNTETSASVASQTSSAAIEATTLPAPPVDSIITNTCTGGGLTSLDPFVTDGDVTLNTDEGYNPGGGSSDRSCASLSARSSVTRKRQTLGEIAALKQLLTGLNVRTQYTVQFFYLVFTPPQATTSCVLEAFIGSTKFFTTGIFSNGASVSYNQVLVSTSAPATQGFLNIQTTCSGGGSAVVLIDSIFISNQVTPENINDFRLDFGGGDIREPVNSSPTTRVAPTTQRGPATETFPGTRGGPATQTAPATQSEPATQRGPATQTFPGTQDSPATEALPTTQNGPATQNGPSTATNVPNQDPSTALQNQSTESAKGSVIPTETAINGATTQTVNPGFQTSTSANGGASTDANFASTTTRPDTQPATPTPGSQTVTAFDPDTTIGPLNNAAPPQDNCVSTNLIPNGDFESASSGWQIFGNAGITYNGQFGPQARANSGNLAMALHWPQKDGVKAGFKRTITGLMPGQTYYLGYGHHTGNGAHLPYYECDILVKFDGVNFDDFDPFYDPNAWWQYRNRMNFVTPTHSTVELSFVLTCKNNPAAFTLLMDDVFLSACQK
- a CDS encoding hypothetical protein (EggNog:ENOG41~antiSMASH:Cluster_10.5); amino-acid sequence: MADSSSSAAPQTPEYYVGSFPAPGLRQIVRHITGHREDGKARFLTSDHGEHYRFMGENKAVANIIYSTRETPVNLNEDVDVVKAKQEEPPFHYRNGSIVRMIDFGPGVESPFHRSLTIDYGIVIEGVFELTLDSGEMRIMRQGDVCVQRATAHKWKNITGNETMPGRMMWILLDAEELSVGGIKVEGYLGTLEKEYRGRGHY
- a CDS encoding hypothetical protein (EggNog:ENOG41~antiSMASH:Cluster_10.5), with protein sequence MAASNRCIEFPAPGLRNPFRYVTGHDSNGEPTFLLTDHGDHRAVMLDGEGAQSIMYSSNSNPVELTNNVDLEFARTNRPSLHIPKGCVVRMVDFAPGGESNMHRALSLGIGTVCEGEVELCLSEDGKVSRVLRPGDVIINRCAMHLWRNTSKEKPARVLFVMLDVKPVFVNGKALEFDMGELMKEYGDYKEGEGANKNA